The following nucleotide sequence is from Fusobacterium periodonticum 1_1_41FAA.
TAATACCCCCTTTATATATCTTATAATTCTCCGATTAAATCTAAGCTTGGTTTTAAAGTTTCGCTTCCAGGTTGCCATTTAGCTGGACATACTTCTCCGTGTTCAGCAACAAATTTAGCTCCTTGAAGTTTTCTTAATAATTCTTTAGCTTCTCTTCCAATTCCATTGTCATGTACTTCATAAGCAACAATTTTTCCTTCAGGATTGATTACAAAACTTCCTCTTAATGCTAATCCTTCTTCTTCTATCATAACTTCAAATGCTCTTGCTAAGAATCCAGTAGGATCTGCGATCATTGGGTAAGTTACTTTTTTAATTCTTTCTGAGTGGTCTGCCCATGCTTTGTGAACGAATGCTGTATCACAAGAAACTGAGTAAACTTCTGCTCCTTCTTTTTGGAATGCTGCATAGTTATCTTGTAAATCTTCTAATTCAGTTGGACATACGAATGTAAAGTCTGCTGGATAGAAAACGAATACTGACCATTTTCCTTGTAAATCTTTATCTGTAACTGTTATAAAATCTTTTTCTCCTTTTTTGAAAGCTTGTGCTTTAAATTCAGGTACTTTTTTTCCTATTAATGACATAATATGCCTCCTTTAAATTTTTAATATTTTTTAAACTTTTTAAACTAATAATTAAATTGTAATCATTACAAATACATAATACTATATTTGACTTATCTTGTCAAGTATTATTTTAAAATTTTTTTAATTTTTTATTTTTTATTGAAAACAAATAAAAAAAAGAATCTTTTAAGTAAGTTCTTAAAAAATTCTTTACTGAATTTTAAATCTTGTTATAAATGGAATGCCTTCAATACTGTTGGATTGTAGCTTATATGAACTTGATTACTGGATAGCTAGAGCAAATAAATTTGTAGAAGAAGAGGAAGAAAGACAGAATAAAGAAGATTAAAAAAAGAGGCTATGACTAGCCTCTTATTCGTTTTCTTTTATAAAATCAGCTGGAATTATGAAAAGAAGAAGAAGATATGAAACTACAATAAAATAAAATATAATTTTTCCTAAAATACCGCCATTAACATATAGATTGTGTAAGAAACCTAATACTAACCAACCAGGTGGTAAACAAAAGAATAAAAAAGTAAAAAATAAAATTGTACAAATTAAAACACTTAAAAAAATTGGATGTCTTTTTATAATATATAAATAATTAGTATTTTTTTGATTGTTATTCATTAATTTACCTCCTCTTCTTATTTTCTATAATAATACAATTTTTTTATATAAAAGTCAATGAATTTTATAGGAGGTGATATGCTTGGCACACGATATGAGTTTAACTTGGCAATTGGGAATTGTTGGAGTAAGTGGAGCTCTAAAATCATTTTCAGATGTTACTGATAAATTAACAGCGTTTTAAACCTTGTTATGAATGGAATGCCCTCAATACCCTTGATTTGAACAAGAACATTGATTTTATAGCTTTTTAGTTCACTTTTTAGGGGGTAGCAACATTTGAGCATTTGTCCGAGAAAATGTGCTAAACACATTTTTTGTATTAAATATCTATTATCTTTTTTTTATTTTTTTAAAAAAAGTGAGCATATTTTCCTTTAATACAAATATAAAAATAAAATGTTAAAAAATTACCCACAAGCAAACTAAAATTAGAAGTATTTAACTTCTAATTTACTATATACCTAATTCAAAAAAAGTAAAGTTATATTTATAAAATATTTTTATAGTTCCATAGATTATATTTATACTTAATATATATAATATATATTTTATTTTTTGAGCTAATTTTTATATAATGTACGAAATAATTTTTTTGAAAGGAGCTATTATACGATGTTATTATCAATTCTAATTCTGATTCTAGTCATACTTATTATAACTGATAAAAATTTAATAAAATCAGCCTTATAAAGTTTTTAGAATTGTGATTTAGGATTTAGTTAGATAATATCAATATAGCTAGTTTATAAATAGATACAATGTAATCATTAACTTTAAATTTAAATAGTTTTTTAAATGAGGCGATTAGATAAAATCGTCTTTTTTTATAAAATTTTATTTTTACCAAAATTTAGTTTAACTATACTAGAAATTTAAACAAAAAAAATTAACTATATACTAAGGAGTGAAATTATGTCAAGAAGTAATAATCTAACAGAGGGAGCAGCAAGAGCACCTCATCGTTCGTTGTTAAAAGGTCTGGGGTTCGTAGCCGAAGAAATGGATAGACCTATAATTGGAATTGCCAACTCATTCAATGAAATAATCCCGGGGCATGTACACCTACAAACTTTGGTACAAGCTGTTAAAGATGGAATTAGAAATGCTGGTGGAGTTCCTATGGAATTCAATACTATAGGAATTTGTGATGGACTTGCAATGAATCACTTAGGTATGAAATATTCATTGGTAACAAGACAATTGATTGCAGATTCTGTTGAAGCAGTTGCAATGGCAACTCCATTCGATGCAATAGTATTTATCCCTAACTGTGATAAAGTTGTGCCTGGAATGTTAATGGCAGCAGCAAGATTAAATGTACCTTCTATCTTTATAAGTGGAGGAGCTATGCTTGCAGGAGTATACAAAGGTAAAAAAGTTGGGTTAAGTAATGTTTTTGAAGCCGTTGGACAATATGAAGCAGGACTTATAACAAGAAAAGAATTAAATACAGTTGAAGATCTAGCTTGTCCTACTTGTGGATCTTGTGCAGGTATGTATACAGCTAACACTATGAACTGTTTAACAGAAGCTTTAGGTATGGGACTTCCTGGAAACGGAACTGTACCTGCTGTATTCTCTGAAAGATTAAGACTTGCTAAAAAAGCAGGTATGCAAATATTAGAAATTTTAAAAGCTGATTTAAGACCTAGTGACATCATGACTAAAAAAGCTTTTGAAAATGCAGTTGCTGTTGATATGGCTTTAGGAGGATCATCAAATACTGCTCTACACTTACCAGCTATAGCTCATGAAGCAGGGGTAGATTTAACTTTAGATGACTTCAACGATATCGCTAAAAAGACTCCTCAATTATGTAAATTATCACCTTCAGGTGAATACTTTATAGAAGATCTATATAGAGCAGGTGGAGTTACAGGAGTTATGAAAAGACTTTATGAAAACGGAAGACTTAATGCTGATGAAAAAACAGTTGCTCTAAGAACTCAAGGTGAACTTGCAAAAGACGCTTATATTAATGATGATGATGTTATAAAACCTTGGGATAAACCAGCTTACACAACAGGAGGAATTGCAGTTCTAAAAGGAAACCTTGCAGAAGATGGTTGTGTTGTAAAAGAAGGAGCTGTTGATAAAGAAATGCTTGTTCACTCAGGACCTGCAAAAGTATTTAACAGTGAAGAAGAAACTATAAAGGCCATGAGAGAGAAAAAGATAGTTGCAGGAGATGTTGTAGTTATAAGATATGAAGGGCCTAAAGGTGGACCTGGAATGAGAGAAATGCTTGCACCTACTGCTACAATAGCTGGAATGGGCTTAGGAAAAGATGTCGCTTTAATAACTGATGGAAGATTCTCAGGTGCTACAAGAGGAGCTTCAATAGGGCATGTTTCTCCAGAAGCTGCTGCAGGAGGGACTATTGCAATAGTACAAGATGGAGATATTATCGAAATAGATATTCCAAATAGAAAAATAAATGTAAAACTTTCTGATGAAGAAATTGCAAGAAGAAAGGCAGAATTAAAACCTTACGAACCAAATGTTAAAGGTTACTTAAAAAGATATGCAGCCCATGTTTCATCAGCTGCTGCAGGAGCTATATACGTAGAATAAAAATAGTTCATTGCTAGATAAATTTCACTTATTTTTATTCATATAATTACAATATTTAGATAAGGTATAGGAGACCAAAATGCACAAACTTTACAATTTTATAGAAGCAAGAGAAAGATTAACAACAGTTGTGGTAAAAACTAAATTGATGCACAGCCCTGTGTTCTCTGAAGAATCAGGGAATGAAATATATCTAAAACCAGAAAATTTACAAAAGACTGGTTCATTTAAAATAAGAGGAGCATATAACAAGATTGCTAAACTTACTGATGAAGAAAAGAAAAAAGGAGTTATAGCTTCATCAGCTGGTAACCATGCTCAAGGAGTTGCTTATGCAGCAAAAAGATTAGGAATCAAGGCTGTTATAGTTATGCCTAAACATACTCCTTTAATAAAAGTTGAAGCAACTAGAAAATATGGAGCAGAAGTTGTACTTCATGGAGAAGTTTATGACGATGCTTATAAAAAGGCTTTAGAACTTCAAAAAGAAAATGGTTATGTATTTGTACACCCTTTCAATGATGAAGATGTTATAGAAGGGCAAGGAACTATTGCACTTGAAATATTAGATGAGTTACCTGATGCAGATATCATACTTGTTCCACTTGGTGGAGGAGGTTTAGTTTCTGGTATAGCTTCTGCAGCTAAACTTAAAAATCCTCAAGTAAAAGTTATAGGAGTTGAGCCTGAAGGAGCTGCTTCTGCAATAGCTGCACTTGAAAAAGGGAAGGTTGTAGAACTAGCTGAAGCCAATACTATAGCTGATGGTACAGCTGTTAAGAGAATAGGTGAAAAGAACTTTGAATATATCAAAAAATATGTTGATGACATAGTTACTGTTTCAGATTATGAGTTGATGGAAGCCTTCTTATTATTGGTTGAAAAACATAAATTAGTAGCTGAAAACTCAGGTATCCTGCCAGTGGCAGCAGCTAAGAAATTAAATATAAAAGGTAAAAAGATAGTTGCAGTTCTAAGTGGAGGGAATATAGATGTTTTAACTATTTCTTCTATGATAAATAAAGGACTTATTATGAGAGGTAGAATTTTTACTTTCTCTGTTCAATTAGCTGATAAACCAGGACAACTTTTAAAAGTTTCTGAAATTTTAGCAAAACAAAATGCAAATGTTATTAAGTTGGAACACAATCAATTTAAAAATCTATCAAGATTTAAAGATGTGGAATTACAAGTTACAGTTGAAACAAATGGTGAAGAACATATCTCTAAGATTGCTGAAGCTTTCAAGAAAGAAGGTTATGAAATAGTTAGAGAAAATCCACCGATGTAAAGGAGTTATTATGGCAAATGAGATGATAAAAGGAGCTAGAATCCTACTTGAATGTTTATCAAGATTAGGTATAAAAGAAATCTTTGGTTATCCTGGTGGGGCAGTTATACCTATCTATGATGAACTATATTCTTTTAAAGATATTAAACACTATTTCGCAAGACATGAGCAAGGAGCTGTTCATGAAGCAGATGGATATGCAAGATCTACAGGTAAAGTTGGAGTATGTCTTGCAACTTCAGGACCAGGAGCAACAAACTTAGTAACAGGAATTATGACTGCTCATATGGATTCTATTCCTTTACTTGCTATAACAGGTCAAGTTACAAGCACTTTATTAGGAAAAGATGCCTTCCAAGAATCAGATATAGTTGGTATCACTGTACCTATAACAAAAAATAACTATTTGGTACAAGATATCAGAGAACTTCCTAGAATTTTAAAAGAAGCTTACTATATAGCGAGCACTGGAAGACCTGGCCCTGTCCTTGTAGATATACCAAGAGATATACAGTTAGAAGAAATTCCTTTTGATGAATTCAAAAAACTATACGAACAAGAATTTGAGCTTGAAGGATATAACCCTGTATATGAAGGACATAAGGGGCAAATAAAAACTGCCATAAAAATGATAAAAGATTCTAAAAAACCTTTAATAATAGCAGGAGCAGGTATTTTAAAAGGACATGCCTATGATGAGCTAAAAGAATTTGTTGATAAGACAAATATCCCTGTAGCTATGACTCTATTAGGGCTTGG
It contains:
- the ilvA gene encoding threonine ammonia-lyase, which translates into the protein MHKLYNFIEARERLTTVVVKTKLMHSPVFSEESGNEIYLKPENLQKTGSFKIRGAYNKIAKLTDEEKKKGVIASSAGNHAQGVAYAAKRLGIKAVIVMPKHTPLIKVEATRKYGAEVVLHGEVYDDAYKKALELQKENGYVFVHPFNDEDVIEGQGTIALEILDELPDADIILVPLGGGGLVSGIASAAKLKNPQVKVIGVEPEGAASAIAALEKGKVVELAEANTIADGTAVKRIGEKNFEYIKKYVDDIVTVSDYELMEAFLLLVEKHKLVAENSGILPVAAAKKLNIKGKKIVAVLSGGNIDVLTISSMINKGLIMRGRIFTFSVQLADKPGQLLKVSEILAKQNANVIKLEHNQFKNLSRFKDVELQVTVETNGEEHISKIAEAFKKEGYEIVRENPPM
- the ahpC gene encoding alkyl hydroperoxide reductase subunit C translates to MSLIGKKVPEFKAQAFKKGEKDFITVTDKDLQGKWSVFVFYPADFTFVCPTELEDLQDNYAAFQKEGAEVYSVSCDTAFVHKAWADHSERIKKVTYPMIADPTGFLARAFEVMIEEEGLALRGSFVINPEGKIVAYEVHDNGIGREAKELLRKLQGAKFVAEHGEVCPAKWQPGSETLKPSLDLIGEL
- the ilvD gene encoding dihydroxy-acid dehydratase; protein product: MSRSNNLTEGAARAPHRSLLKGLGFVAEEMDRPIIGIANSFNEIIPGHVHLQTLVQAVKDGIRNAGGVPMEFNTIGICDGLAMNHLGMKYSLVTRQLIADSVEAVAMATPFDAIVFIPNCDKVVPGMLMAAARLNVPSIFISGGAMLAGVYKGKKVGLSNVFEAVGQYEAGLITRKELNTVEDLACPTCGSCAGMYTANTMNCLTEALGMGLPGNGTVPAVFSERLRLAKKAGMQILEILKADLRPSDIMTKKAFENAVAVDMALGGSSNTALHLPAIAHEAGVDLTLDDFNDIAKKTPQLCKLSPSGEYFIEDLYRAGGVTGVMKRLYENGRLNADEKTVALRTQGELAKDAYINDDDVIKPWDKPAYTTGGIAVLKGNLAEDGCVVKEGAVDKEMLVHSGPAKVFNSEEETIKAMREKKIVAGDVVVIRYEGPKGGPGMREMLAPTATIAGMGLGKDVALITDGRFSGATRGASIGHVSPEAAAGGTIAIVQDGDIIEIDIPNRKINVKLSDEEIARRKAELKPYEPNVKGYLKRYAAHVSSAAAGAIYVE